From a single Halorussus limi genomic region:
- a CDS encoding GMC family oxidoreductase — MAQRLDPVDVVTVGAGWTGSIVAKELAEDGKQVVSLERGEERSPQDYLTMHNELRYALRYELMQDLSKGTITFRNTPDEQALPMRRLGSFLLGKGVGGAGVHWNGQTWRFLPYDFQIRSKTIERYGRDKIPENMLLQDWGITYEELRPYYLEFEKLCGISGNAGNLEGEIQDQGNPFEGPRAEDYPTPPMKTTPPLERFMDAAADLGYHPFMSPSANLSEAYTNPDGVSRGACQYCGFCERFGCEWGAKADPTVTALPVAKETGNFELRTQAEVRRLIYDPKRGRVTGVKYVDTVTGEEYIQPAETVALTAYVLHNVRLLLLSDIGEPYDPENPEDSGNVGKNYCYQNFGGSATGFFDDEEWNLYMGAGALGATVDDFNGDNFDHTGLDFLHGGEIYITQTGRRPIVNNPVPPGVERNWGSEFKQASVDYFNSSLSISAQGAVLPYVDNYLDLDPTYTDEYGDPLLRMTFNWKEQDRRLAEYTGEKCREIMEAMDPDEMSYSSTVIGEGGDYDIRPYQSTHNTGGAIMGPNPDVSVVNSYLQCWDAENLFIPGASAFPHNSGYNPTGTVGALAFRAADGIKQYLKRPRMLD, encoded by the coding sequence ATGGCTCAGCGACTCGACCCAGTGGACGTGGTGACGGTCGGCGCGGGTTGGACCGGGAGCATCGTCGCCAAGGAACTCGCGGAGGACGGCAAGCAGGTCGTCAGTCTCGAACGCGGCGAGGAGCGGAGTCCGCAGGACTACCTCACGATGCACAACGAACTGCGGTACGCGCTCCGCTACGAGTTGATGCAGGACCTCTCGAAGGGGACCATCACGTTCCGGAACACCCCCGACGAGCAGGCCCTGCCGATGCGCCGACTCGGGTCGTTCCTCCTCGGCAAGGGAGTCGGCGGCGCGGGCGTCCACTGGAACGGCCAGACGTGGCGCTTCCTACCTTACGACTTCCAGATTCGGTCGAAGACCATCGAGCGCTACGGCCGCGACAAGATTCCCGAGAACATGCTCCTGCAGGACTGGGGCATCACCTACGAGGAACTCCGGCCCTACTACCTCGAATTCGAGAAATTGTGTGGCATCTCGGGCAACGCGGGCAACCTCGAAGGCGAGATTCAGGACCAAGGCAACCCCTTCGAGGGTCCGCGCGCGGAGGACTACCCGACGCCGCCGATGAAGACCACGCCGCCGCTGGAGCGGTTCATGGACGCGGCGGCGGACCTCGGCTACCACCCGTTCATGTCGCCGTCGGCGAACCTCTCGGAGGCGTACACCAACCCCGACGGCGTCTCGCGCGGGGCGTGTCAGTACTGCGGGTTCTGCGAGCGGTTCGGCTGCGAGTGGGGCGCGAAGGCCGACCCGACCGTCACCGCCCTGCCGGTCGCCAAGGAGACCGGCAACTTCGAACTCCGGACGCAGGCGGAGGTCCGCAGGCTGATATACGACCCCAAGAGAGGTCGGGTGACGGGCGTGAAGTACGTCGACACCGTCACGGGCGAGGAGTACATCCAACCGGCCGAGACCGTCGCGCTCACGGCCTACGTCCTCCACAACGTCCGACTCCTGTTGCTGTCGGACATCGGCGAACCCTACGACCCGGAGAACCCCGAGGACAGCGGTAACGTCGGGAAGAACTACTGTTACCAGAACTTCGGCGGGAGCGCGACCGGATTCTTCGACGACGAGGAGTGGAACCTCTACATGGGAGCGGGCGCGCTCGGCGCGACAGTCGACGACTTCAACGGCGACAACTTCGACCACACCGGACTCGACTTCCTCCACGGCGGCGAGATATACATCACCCAGACCGGTCGCCGGCCCATCGTCAACAACCCGGTGCCGCCGGGCGTCGAGCGAAACTGGGGGTCGGAGTTCAAGCAGGCCAGCGTCGACTACTTCAACAGTTCGCTGTCCATCTCCGCGCAGGGCGCGGTCCTCCCGTACGTGGACAACTACCTCGACCTCGACCCGACGTACACTGACGAGTACGGCGACCCGCTCCTCCGGATGACGTTCAACTGGAAGGAGCAGGACCGGCGACTCGCGGAGTACACCGGCGAGAAGTGCCGCGAGATAATGGAGGCGATGGACCCCGACGAGATGAGTTACAGCAGCACGGTCATCGGCGAGGGCGGCGACTACGACATCCGGCCCTACCAGTCCACCCACAACACCGGCGGTGCCATCATGGGGCCGAACCCGGACGTGTCGGTCGTGAACAGCTACCTCCAGTGCTGGGACGCAGAGAACCTGTTCATCCCCGGCGCGTCGGCGTTCCCGCACAACAGCGGCTACAACCCCACGGGGACCGTCGGTGCGCTCGCGTTCCGGGCGGCCGACGGCATCAAGCAGTACCTCAAACGCCCGCGGATGCTCGACTGA
- a CDS encoding DUF7471 family protein: MLPDAAVLTPLDAGHGGSPDLAFVALLALAGLGSAVVLGLALAALLRRRSRSYLLVTLALATLLARTGVAALSLTGALAAGSHHLLEHGLDAAMAALVVAAVYDARRVRRTADRRDDSQSLRSDGGEVPGRDGRVERGESARRGGGDR; this comes from the coding sequence ATGCTTCCCGACGCGGCGGTGCTGACGCCTCTCGACGCGGGCCACGGCGGGTCCCCCGACCTCGCCTTCGTGGCGCTCCTCGCGCTGGCGGGTCTCGGGTCTGCGGTCGTCCTCGGTCTCGCGCTGGCCGCGCTCCTCCGGCGGCGCTCGCGGTCGTACCTGCTGGTGACGCTGGCGCTGGCGACCCTGCTCGCCCGCACCGGGGTCGCCGCGCTGTCGCTGACCGGCGCGCTCGCCGCGGGGTCCCACCACCTCCTCGAACACGGCCTCGACGCCGCGATGGCCGCACTGGTCGTCGCGGCGGTGTACGACGCCCGGCGAGTCCGCCGGACCGCGGACCGCCGCGACGACTCGCAGTCGCTCAGGAGCGACGGCGGCGAGGTTCCCGGACGAGACGGACGCGTCGAACGCGGAGAGAGCGCGAGACGCGGGGGTGGAGACCGGTGA
- a CDS encoding winged helix-turn-helix transcriptional regulator encodes MNATRRTIADHVRANPGVHFNAVVRALDLAPGQVQYHLKRLREDESVVTDEIRGRTHLYPPGYDEWERSALAVFRRETARDLLAHLLDAGETTPAALADELGVARSTVEWHLDNLTEDDLVEKRREGNRVYLEPARPAATADLLGEITPSLPERMVDRFTKLVDGLVEED; translated from the coding sequence GTGAACGCGACCCGCCGGACCATCGCCGACCACGTCCGGGCGAACCCCGGCGTCCACTTCAACGCGGTCGTCCGGGCGCTCGACCTCGCGCCGGGACAGGTCCAGTACCACCTCAAGCGCCTCCGCGAGGACGAGTCGGTCGTGACCGACGAGATTCGGGGCCGGACCCACCTCTACCCGCCGGGGTACGACGAGTGGGAGCGGTCGGCGCTCGCGGTGTTCCGGCGAGAGACCGCCCGCGACCTGCTGGCCCACCTACTCGACGCGGGCGAGACGACGCCCGCCGCCCTCGCCGACGAACTCGGCGTGGCCCGGAGCACGGTCGAGTGGCACCTCGACAACCTGACGGAAGACGACCTCGTGGAGAAGCGCCGGGAAGGCAACCGGGTCTACCTTGAACCCGCCCGGCCCGCCGCGACCGCGGACCTGCTCGGCGAGATTACGCCCTCACTCCCCGAGCGCATGGTCGACCGGTTCACGAAGTTGGTCGACGGACTGGTCGAAGAGGACTGA
- a CDS encoding S9 family peptidase, protein MTLEDTDVLEELAGLPSFHHPTASPDGGEVALYYDVSGRNELHFVDTGTGEMRQVSDGEVPRNARWYLKWSADGERIFYHDDEGGDEQNDVCAIDRDGETEPVVELDGQTVLSDVGEDGETLLVASTESGQMNLYHHDLAFGETTQITDYERATGSGILSPDCERVAYTTNESDEFANVDVYVANADGSDPRNLDVGETGAEARAADWGPDGDRLLVGDNAENFERCGVYDLDADSVTWFGDLDADEEPVTFLPGGDRFLAKRTRNAAVVPVVYDVETGEGRELDLPEGVAAVSKSGRTNPVVDDDRILVIHTTPDSRPELLVYDLETDEYETLVEAEYGEFDPDRFADAEYFTFESHDGLDIGALLYDSGERPSPLVVNPHGGPRHSDKLSWDLYTQFLVSRGYSVLQVNYRGSTGRGREFVERLYDDWGGGEQDDVAEATRQLAAEDWVDEDRIVVFGGSYGGYSAYWQMVRYPELYAAGIAWIGVTDLEDMYENTMPHYRTELMEKYLGTPAENPDLYRERSPIEYVENLDAPLLMVHGVNDSRVPVSQARLFRDALLDEGFEQDEDGIFEYVELGEEGHASSDIDQKIRLFRTLDDFLGRRLPEATASAEQ, encoded by the coding sequence GTGACACTCGAAGACACAGACGTCCTCGAAGAACTCGCGGGGCTTCCGAGCTTCCACCACCCGACCGCGTCGCCCGACGGCGGCGAGGTGGCGCTGTACTACGACGTTTCGGGGCGAAACGAGTTGCACTTCGTGGACACCGGGACCGGCGAGATGCGGCAGGTCAGCGACGGCGAGGTACCCCGGAACGCCCGGTGGTACCTCAAGTGGAGCGCCGACGGCGAGCGAATCTTCTACCACGACGACGAGGGCGGCGACGAGCAGAACGACGTGTGCGCCATCGACCGAGACGGCGAAACCGAACCGGTGGTCGAACTCGACGGCCAGACGGTCCTCTCGGACGTGGGCGAGGACGGCGAGACCCTGCTGGTCGCGTCCACCGAGAGCGGCCAGATGAACCTCTACCACCACGACCTCGCGTTCGGCGAGACGACCCAGATTACCGACTACGAGCGGGCGACCGGCAGCGGAATACTCTCGCCCGACTGCGAGCGCGTCGCGTACACGACCAACGAGTCCGACGAGTTCGCCAACGTGGACGTGTACGTGGCGAACGCCGACGGGAGCGACCCCCGGAACCTCGACGTGGGCGAGACGGGGGCCGAGGCGCGGGCCGCCGACTGGGGTCCCGACGGGGACCGACTGCTCGTCGGCGACAACGCCGAGAACTTCGAGCGGTGCGGCGTCTACGACCTCGACGCCGACTCCGTGACGTGGTTCGGCGACCTCGACGCCGACGAGGAACCGGTGACGTTCCTCCCCGGCGGCGACCGGTTCCTCGCCAAGCGCACGCGGAACGCCGCGGTCGTGCCCGTCGTCTACGACGTGGAGACCGGCGAGGGCCGCGAGTTGGACCTGCCAGAAGGCGTCGCCGCCGTATCGAAGTCGGGCCGGACGAACCCGGTCGTGGACGACGACCGGATACTCGTGATTCACACCACGCCCGACAGCCGTCCCGAACTGCTCGTCTACGACCTCGAAACCGACGAGTACGAGACGCTGGTCGAGGCAGAGTACGGCGAGTTCGACCCAGACCGGTTCGCCGACGCCGAGTACTTCACCTTCGAGTCCCACGACGGACTGGACATCGGCGCACTGCTCTACGACTCGGGCGAGCGACCGTCGCCGCTCGTGGTCAACCCCCACGGCGGCCCGCGCCACTCCGACAAGCTATCGTGGGACCTCTACACCCAGTTCCTCGTCTCGCGTGGGTACAGCGTGCTACAAGTCAACTACCGCGGTTCGACCGGGCGAGGCCGGGAGTTCGTCGAGCGACTCTACGACGACTGGGGCGGCGGCGAGCAGGATGACGTGGCGGAGGCGACCCGGCAACTCGCCGCCGAGGACTGGGTGGACGAGGACCGAATCGTCGTCTTCGGTGGCTCCTACGGCGGCTACTCGGCTTACTGGCAGATGGTCCGGTATCCGGAACTCTACGCCGCGGGCATCGCGTGGATCGGCGTGACCGACCTCGAAGACATGTACGAGAACACGATGCCCCACTACCGGACCGAACTGATGGAGAAGTACCTCGGGACGCCCGCGGAGAACCCCGACCTCTACCGCGAGCGCAGTCCCATCGAGTACGTCGAGAACCTCGACGCGCCCCTGCTGATGGTCCACGGCGTCAACGACAGTCGCGTGCCCGTCTCGCAGGCCCGACTGTTCCGGGACGCGCTCCTCGACGAAGGCTTCGAGCAGGACGAGGACGGCATCTTCGAGTACGTCGAACTGGGCGAGGAGGGCCACGCCTCCTCGGACATCGACCAGAAGATTCGGCTGTTCCGGACGCTCGACGACTTCCTCGGGCGTCGGCTTCCGGAGGCGACCGCGAGCGCTGAACAGTAG
- a CDS encoding TIGR00266 family protein: MRHEVESGPAYSLLNVTLDDGEQLQAEGGAMVSHGENVSMDTNATGGFLKSLRRSVFGGESFFQNTFTATGGEGDLTLAPPLPGDVTHEELNDETIYVQSGSYVAGDTALDVDTEFGGAKTFFGSEGLFLLKVSGSGSLFVSSYGAIKSVDLSDGESYTVDTGHIVAFEASADFAVRRVAGLKSTVFSGEGLVCRFEGPGRIWLQTRSPDAFLSWLLPKIPQPTYANNNP; this comes from the coding sequence ATGCGACACGAAGTCGAATCCGGACCGGCGTACTCGCTGTTGAACGTCACGCTCGACGACGGCGAGCAACTGCAGGCGGAGGGCGGCGCGATGGTCAGTCACGGCGAGAACGTCTCGATGGACACGAACGCGACCGGCGGGTTCCTCAAGTCGCTCAGACGGAGCGTCTTCGGCGGCGAGAGCTTCTTCCAGAACACATTCACGGCGACGGGAGGCGAGGGCGACCTGACGCTCGCGCCGCCGCTTCCCGGCGACGTGACCCACGAGGAACTGAACGACGAGACGATTTACGTCCAGTCGGGGTCGTACGTCGCGGGCGACACCGCCCTCGACGTGGACACCGAGTTCGGCGGCGCGAAGACGTTCTTCGGGAGCGAAGGGCTGTTCCTGCTGAAAGTATCGGGGTCCGGTTCCCTGTTCGTGTCGAGTTACGGAGCCATCAAGTCGGTCGATTTGAGCGACGGCGAGAGCTACACCGTCGATACGGGTCACATCGTCGCGTTCGAGGCAAGCGCCGATTTCGCGGTCCGGCGGGTCGCGGGACTGAAATCCACGGTCTTCTCGGGCGAGGGACTGGTCTGTCGGTTCGAGGGACCGGGCCGAATTTGGCTCCAGACCCGGAGCCCCGACGCCTTCCTGTCGTGGCTCCTGCCGAAGATTCCCCAGCCGACGTACGCGAACAACAATCCGTAA